The Bacillota bacterium sequence TTATCGACGCGGCGCTCCAGGCAGGAGCCCGCGAGGCCTATCTTATAGAAGAGCCCATGGCTGCGGCCATTGGAGCGGGACTCCCGGTTCACGAACCCACGGGGAACATGGTGGTGGATGTGGGAGGCGGCACCACTGAGGTGGCCATCGTGTCCCTGGGCGGCATTGTCACCTGCAAGTCAATACGGATTGCTGGTGACGAAATGGATGAGGCCATCACAAGCTACGTAAAGCGCAGCTATAATATGATGATTGGAGAGCGCACAGCCGAAGACATCAAGGTAGGCCTGGGCTCTGCATACCTGGAGAAGGATGAGCAGAGGTCTGAAACCATGGATGTGAGGGGACGCGATCTGGTCACGGGCCTTCCCAAGACCCTCTCCCTTACAGCTGAAGAGATCCAGGAGGCCCTCCAGGACCCCATAGGGGCCATCATGGAGGCCATCAAGGTGACCCTGGAAAGGACCCCTCCCGAGCTGGCTGCCGATATCATGGACAAGGGGATTGTTGTGACAGGCGGCGGCTCACTCCTCAGGGGGTTCGACCGCCTGGTGAGCGAAGAGACGGGCATGCCCGTGCACCTCTCGGAGGAGCCCCTGCTGTGTGTTGTGAAGGGCACCGGTAAGGTCCTGGAGGAGCTGGACACCCTGAAGAAGGTCCTTGTTTCCCCCAGGAAGCTGGGATAGACGAAAGGCGTGATCTCCGTGCGGGGCCTCATAAGGTACCGCCGTGTCATTCTTGCCTTCTCAGTGGTGATAGGCCTGGTTACGGCAATCAGTTTCACCACGAGAGAGAGGGACGGCGTAACCTGGGGAGAGCAGGCCCTCAGTGAGGTTCTGGCTCCTGCCCAGAAGGTCGTAACCACCGTCTCCCGGGGGGTGCGTGACACCTACCAGCAGGTGGTGACCCTCTGGGATCTAGACGCAGAGAACCAGGCCTTGGCAGACAAGGTAGCGGACTACGCCGTGCTCCTGAACGAGGTGAGGGATCTCCGGTGGGAGAATGCCCGGCTCCGCCACCTGCTGGGTTTCAGCGAGCGTAACCCCGTTAGTTTCATCCCGGCCGAGGTCATCGGCAGGCCCCCGGACCAGTGGTTCTCCTACGTCATTGTGGACAAGGGGTCAGCGGCGGGGGTTGCCAAGGATCAGCCCGCTGTGACCGGGCAGGGCCTCGTGGGAAGGGTGGTCCGGGTAACGCCCAACACCGCCACAGTGATGCTGCTCACCAGCAGGGATGCCCGGGTGGGCGGCCGGGTGCAGCGCTCCCGGGACCCAGGCATGGTTGAGGGAGATGTCGAAGGCTCAAATGTGCTTCACATGAGGTTCTTTTCCCGGGATGCCGAGGTCAGGCCTGGAGATCCCATTGTGACCTCGGGCCTTGGTACCGTGTTTCCGGAAGGGCTCCTCATCGGCACTGTCACGCGGGTGGGAGTGGAGGAGTTCGGACTGGTGAAATACGCTGCCATTGAGTCGTCGGTAGACTTTGACCGCCTGGAGGAGGTTCTCATTCTCAGGGAGACCTCGGGCATAGAGGAGGGCGGGCCTTGAAGGTACACCACTACGCCATCCTCATAGCAGCCGCGCTGGTGCTCGAGACGTCCCTTGGTCCCTTCCTGAGAGTAAAGGGGGCCACTCCAGACTTCCTGCTGCTTGTGGCTCTGGCTGCAGCCATGCGCCTTGGCCCGGGGGCCGGGCTGCGTATGGGGTTCTTCGCCGGCCTCATGGAGGACCTGCTCCTGGGGCGGTTCGTTGGCCTGAATGCCCTGGCCAATGGCGGGGTGGCCTGTCTAGCGGGTTTGTCAGGCCAGAAGGTGTTCAGGGATAGCCTTCCCGTATTAGTCCTGGTGGGCTTTGCAGCTAGCCTTGCCTCTCAGATAGTAATCCTCTCGGCGATGGGTCTGGCAGGCTACGCGGGGCTCCCCACCTACACGCTGCTGAGGACCATGGTGTACAGGGCATTGTATAACGCACTGCTGCTTCCCCTGTTTTTCCGTGGCCTGAGGCGGTTTCGCTCCGTTCCATCTGAACCTGGGGGTATTTAACAGCCAAGCCTGTCATGCTAAGACTATGAGGGTCAAACTATCGGTTTGGCTAAACAGAATGGAATCAGTTACAAAACGGAACAGCGCTGGTATTACGCGGGCAAATTGCCCGTTCCTACCGCCAAGACGCCTACCGGGCGCATAATGGTATGTCTGGATGAGCCGGTACCTGCCGGAAAAACCGTGCTCTATGGTCGAGTTTCCTCATTTGATCAGAAGGACGATCTGAGGCGTCAAATGGATCGCCTTCGAATGTTCGCCGCAGGATGCGGATTTGCAGGTATTGACGTTGTCGAGGAGATCGGATCGGGATTGAATGGAAAGAGGACCCGTTTGTTGCGACTAATTAGCAAACCCCAAGGTAGCGACCATCGTAGTTGAGCACCGGGATCGGCTCGCTCGCTTTGGCGTTGAGTACATCGAAGCAGCTCTTGCCGCGCAAGGCCGGAAGCTGGTAGTGATGGAGGCCGGAGAACAGAAGCTGGATATCACGCAAGTTTCGTAGATACAGTGACCCCGACGGCGAGCGTCACGAAGTCGCGCCCGTCGTGCCCTTAAGGCGGCGGAGATGGCATGAGAGGCTATAAGCGGGAACTTGACCCGAATAGCGCGCAGATAAAGGCGCTGCTGGATCACGCCGGCGCAGCGCGGTGTGCATATAACTGGGGGCTCGAGCGCAAA is a genomic window containing:
- the mreD gene encoding rod shape-determining protein MreD, whose translation is MKVHHYAILIAAALVLETSLGPFLRVKGATPDFLLLVALAAAMRLGPGAGLRMGFFAGLMEDLLLGRFVGLNALANGGVACLAGLSGQKVFRDSLPVLVLVGFAASLASQIVILSAMGLAGYAGLPTYTLLRTMVYRALYNALLLPLFFRGLRRFRSVPSEPGGI
- the mreC gene encoding rod shape-determining protein MreC, translated to MRGLIRYRRVILAFSVVIGLVTAISFTTRERDGVTWGEQALSEVLAPAQKVVTTVSRGVRDTYQQVVTLWDLDAENQALADKVADYAVLLNEVRDLRWENARLRHLLGFSERNPVSFIPAEVIGRPPDQWFSYVIVDKGSAAGVAKDQPAVTGQGLVGRVVRVTPNTATVMLLTSRDARVGGRVQRSRDPGMVEGDVEGSNVLHMRFFSRDAEVRPGDPIVTSGLGTVFPEGLLIGTVTRVGVEEFGLVKYAAIESSVDFDRLEEVLILRETSGIEEGGP
- a CDS encoding rod shape-determining protein; this translates as MLSFVFNFFSRDMGIDLGTANTLVHVKGRGVVLHEPSVVAIQKDTGAVLAVGAEAKRMIGRTPGNIVAIRPMKDGVIADFDITQTMLRYFIQKAHIRRLPVKPRVVVAVPSGVTEVEKRAVIDAALQAGAREAYLIEEPMAAAIGAGLPVHEPTGNMVVDVGGGTTEVAIVSLGGIVTCKSIRIAGDEMDEAITSYVKRSYNMMIGERTAEDIKVGLGSAYLEKDEQRSETMDVRGRDLVTGLPKTLSLTAEEIQEALQDPIGAIMEAIKVTLERTPPELAADIMDKGIVVTGGGSLLRGFDRLVSEETGMPVHLSEEPLLCVVKGTGKVLEELDTLKKVLVSPRKLG